The following proteins come from a genomic window of Planctomycetia bacterium:
- a CDS encoding NifU family protein — protein sequence MLTNELSQRVEEAFRTSLVPALQASGLELKLAGVDSDGVVQVHLQGACQSCPSTAMSLIMGIERRLQELVPEVNYIEITPER from the coding sequence ATGCTGACCAATGAGTTATCACAGCGTGTAGAAGAAGCTTTTCGCACTTCACTGGTACCTGCACTGCAGGCATCCGGGTTGGAATTGAAACTGGCCGGCGTGGACAGCGATGGTGTGGTGCAAGTGCATCTGCAGGGCGCCTGCCAATCGTGCCCCAGCACCGCGATGTCGCTGATCATGGGGATTGAGAGGCGACTCCAGGAACTGGTGCCAGAAGTGAACTATATCGAGATAACGCCAGAGCGATGA
- a CDS encoding bifunctional riboflavin kinase/FAD synthetase, which produces MNVIHWDGLSPAPQTIQNHVVTIGNFDGVHQGHAALLRRLNDRQKLMQLPGMVITFDPPPIKVLKPDYSLEQLTTLDERIQLIRQFNIESILVLKTSPHLLELSAWGFWNELLVLQLQIRGMVEGRNFCFGKDRQGAVEHLEKWCNNIKVPLDIVDDIYQDGTKISSSVIRQALKQGNIPVANQALARTYSLYGTVVHGDHRGSKIGFPTGNLANIQTLIPRDGVYACLAQCEGNAWPAAVNIGPNPTFGVMHRKVEAHLLGFQGDLYGKTITLQFIARLRDTQPFASLQALQSQLQRDIQQVDKIVKRSTGTVSSC; this is translated from the coding sequence ATGAATGTCATTCATTGGGATGGCTTAAGCCCTGCCCCACAAACTATCCAGAATCACGTAGTTACCATTGGGAATTTTGATGGAGTACATCAAGGGCATGCTGCACTCTTGCGTCGATTGAATGATCGGCAGAAGTTGATGCAGTTGCCTGGCATGGTGATAACGTTTGATCCGCCGCCTATCAAAGTACTGAAGCCTGATTATTCACTGGAACAACTAACTACACTCGATGAACGCATCCAGTTAATAAGGCAATTTAACATCGAGTCGATTCTGGTTCTTAAGACCTCCCCGCACCTGCTTGAACTCTCCGCCTGGGGTTTCTGGAACGAGTTACTGGTTTTGCAACTGCAGATTCGTGGCATGGTGGAAGGTCGGAATTTCTGTTTCGGGAAAGATCGACAGGGCGCCGTTGAGCACCTTGAAAAATGGTGCAACAATATAAAAGTGCCTTTGGATATCGTGGATGACATCTATCAGGATGGAACCAAAATATCGAGTTCCGTGATCCGGCAGGCGCTGAAGCAGGGAAATATACCAGTCGCTAATCAAGCACTGGCACGCACCTATTCTCTGTATGGCACGGTAGTTCACGGAGATCATCGAGGCAGTAAGATTGGCTTTCCTACCGGTAACCTTGCCAACATCCAGACGCTGATTCCTCGCGATGGCGTCTATGCCTGCCTGGCACAATGTGAAGGCAACGCCTGGCCGGCTGCAGTCAATATCGGGCCTAACCCTACGTTTGGTGTGATGCACCGGAAAGTAGAAGCCCACCTGCTCGGTTTTCAGGGCGACCTGTACGGCAAAACGATAACGTTACAATTCATCGCCCGTCTGCGCGATACACAGCCCTTTGCATCTCTTCAGGCTTTGCAATCGCAGTTACAACGGGACATTCAGCAGGTGGATAAAATAGTGAAAAGGTCTACAGGAACGGTATCATCATGCTGA